The Pogona vitticeps strain Pit_001003342236 chromosome 3, PviZW2.1, whole genome shotgun sequence genome includes a window with the following:
- the BCL9 gene encoding B-cell CLL/lymphoma 9 protein, whose protein sequence is MHSSNPKVRNSPSGNAQSSPKSKQEVMVRPPTVMSPSGNPQLDSKFSNQGKQGGSTGQSQPSPCDPKSGSHTPKVLPGQGGSMGLKNGAGNGSKGKGKRERSISSDSFEQRDAGTPSDESEIKDLGSADHAKSQDSQHTAHSMAPSNASAPRSSTPSHGQAASSDPVSMQKPPSKVVYVFSTEMANKAAEAVLKGQVETIVSFHIQNIPNKAERNAIPLNTQIPPLRIDTKPQAPSQLPTSQEQTPPQNAKMQQTPPIPVSAPASKPTGPPCPIDQDNPGLENKVTSAGSPTNSTPLQAEGFGQTSTPNNRAVSPVSQGSNSSTADPKGPNQQVSGGDPQNMGENPDGLSQEQLEHRERSLQTLRDIQRMLFPDEKEFAGGQTGGPQPNSGTLDGPQKKPEGPIQAMMAQSQSLGKGPGSRTEVGAPFGPQGHRDMPFSPDDVGPQSINSQSGPIGPDHRDHMTPEQVAWLKLQQEFYEEKRRKQEQVVQQCSLQDMMVHQHGPRGLVRGPPPPYQMTPGEGWGPGGPEPFSESMAMPHSLPPRGMAPHPNVPSSQMRLPGFAGMINPDLEGPNVQNTTPRPGLSGVPWPEDVPKISDGRNFPPGQGVFSGPGRGERFPNPQGLPEDIFQQQLAEKQLGLPPGMSIEGIRPGMEMNRMIPPQRHMEPGSNPIFPRMPVDGSMSPSRGDFPKGMPPQMVAGRELEFGMGPGSMKGDVNLNVSMSSNPPMIPQKMREAGVGPEEMMKMRPGVSEMHPSQQKMVPLPFGEHPQQDYGMGPRPFHPMPQGPGVGLRNHREQIGPDQRTNNRLSHMPPLPLNPSSNPNSLNPAPSGQRNLGRKPLDVSVGTSQVHSPGINPLKSPTMRQVQSPMLGSPSGNLKSPQTPSQLAGILAGPTAAAAAASIKSPPVMGSAAASPVHLKSPSLPAPSPGWTSSPKPPLQSPGIPPNHKTSLAMSSPAMMGNAESGGAPPPTVSQAAPVTLPGNLPSSSPYTMPPEPTLSQNPLSIMMSRMSKFAMPSSTPLYHDAIKTVASSDDDSPPARSPNLPPMNNLSGMGINPPNPRVSGPNQAGPMPTLSPMGMTQPLTHSNQMPSPNTMGPSIPPHGVSVGPGLIPHNPMMGHGSQDPPMVPQGRLGFPQGFPPVQSPPQQVPFPHNGPSGGQGNFPAGMSFHGEGPLGRPTSMPQSSADPALCKSGGPGGPDTFTVLGNNMPSVFTDPELQEVIRPGATGIPEFDLSRIIPSEKPSQTLQYFPRGEVPGRKQPQGVGPGFSHMQGMMAEQNPRMGLALPGMGGPGPVGTPDIPLGTASSMPGHNPMRPPAFLQQGMMGPHHRMMSPAQTAMPGQPTLMSNTVGMIPGKDRAPAGLYSHPGPVGSPGMMMSMQGMIGPQQNIMIPPQMRPRGMAADVGMGGFSQGPGNPGNMMF, encoded by the exons ATCTTGGCTCTGCTGATCATGCAAAATCACAAGATTCCCAGCATACAGCACACTCCATGGCACCTTCAAATGCTTCAGCCCCACGTTCTTCCACTCCTTCCCATGGTCAAGCTGCAAGTTCAGATCCAGTTAGCATGCAGAAGCCCCCATCCAAAGTGGTCTATGTCTTTTCAACGGAGATGGCTAATAA ggcTGCAGAAGCTGTACTCAAGGGGCAAGTGGAAACAATTGTGTCATTTCATATTCAAAATATCCCTAACAAGGCAGAACGAAACGCCATACCATTG AATACGCAGATCCCACCACTTCGGATTGATACAAAGCCTCAAGCTCCATCACAGCTGCCTACTTCCCAAGAGCAGACTCCTCCCCAGAATGCCAAAATGCAGCAGACTCCACCCATTCCAGTGTCAGCACCAGCATCCAAACCGACTGGCCCTCCTTGTCCTATTGATCAGGACAATCCTGGCTTAGAAAATAAAGTTACGTCTGCAGGAAGTCCCACAAACTCTACTCCACTGCAGGCAGAGGGATTTGGACAAACGTCAACCCCCAATAATCGAGCAGTCAGTCCTGTCTCCCAGGGGAGTAATAGTTCTACTGCAGACCCCAAAGGTCCCAACCAGCAGGTATCTGGAGGGGACCCACAAAACATGGGTGAAAATCCAGATGGACTCtcccaagaacagctggagcaCAGAGAACGTTCACTGCAGACCCTACGAGATATTCAGCGTATGCTTTTCCCAGATGAGAAGGAGTTTGCTGGAGGCCAGACTGGGGGCCCTCAGCCAAATTCTGGAACACTGGATGGTCCCCAAAAGAAACCTGAAGGGCCAATACAGGCCATGATGGCTCAATCCCAAAGCTTAGGTAAAGGGCCAGGATCCCGGACAGAAGTAGGGGCTCCCTTTGGCCCCCAGGGGCACAGGGATATGCCATTCTCACCAGATGATGTTGGGCCACAGTCTATAAACTCTCAGTCTGGTCCTATAGGCCCAGACCATCGGGATCACATGACCCCTGAGCAGGTGGCATGGCTGAAACTGCAGCAGGAGTTCTatgaggagaagaggagaaaacaagaacaagTTGTGCAGCAGTGTTCTTTACAGGACATGATGGTTCACCAGCATGGGCCTCGAGGTCTAGTCAGAGGCCCCCCACCTCCTTACCAGATGACCCCAGGTGAAGGGTGGGGGCCTGGGGGTCCAGAGCCCTTTTCTGAAAGTATGGCAATGCCCCATTCACTGCCCCCAAGGGGCATGGCCCCCCATCCCAATGTCCCTAGCAGCCAGATGAGGCTACCTGGGTTTGCTGGAATGATAAACCCTGACTTAGAGGGTCCCAATGTCCAAAACACCACACCTAGACCTGGGCTTTCAGGTGTCCCCTGGCCAGAAGATGTGCCAAAAATTTCAGATGGCCGAAACTTCCCCCCTGGGCAAGGTGTCTTCAGTGGCCCTGGCCGAGGAGAAAGGTTTCCAAACCCCCAGGGCTTGCCTGAGGATATATTTCAGCAGCAGTTAGCTGAAAAACAGCTAGGACTTCCCCCTGGCATGAGCATAGAAGGCATCAGGCCTGGCATGGAGATGAACCGAATGATTCCCCCTCAGAGACACATGGAGCCTGGCAGTAACCCTATCTTCCCACGTATGCCGGTTGACGGATCCATGAGCCCATCTAGGGGAGACTTCCCAAAAGGGATGCCACCCCAAATGGTAGCTGGTAGGGAGCTAGAATTTGGGATGGGACCTGGTAGCATGAAGGGGGATGTGAATCTGAATGTCAGCATGAGTTCCAATCCACCAATGATACCTCAAAAAATGAGGGAAGCTGGAGTGGGCCCAGAGGAAATGATGAAAATGCGCCCAGGTGTCTCAGAAATGCATCCCTCTCAGCAGAAAATGGTGCCCTTGCCGTTTGGTGAACATCCCCAACAGGACTATGGAATGGGCCCTCGACCTTTCCATCCTATGCCTCAGGGCCCAGGTGTTGGTCTCCGGAACCACAGAGAGCAAATAGGGCCTGACCAAAGGACTAACAACCGACTTAGCCACATGCCACCACTACCTCTGAACCCCTCCAGCAACCCGAACAGCCTCAACCCTGCTCCTTCTGGTCAGCGCAACCTTGGACGCAAACCCTTGGATGTCTCTGTTGGTACCAGCCAGGTTCATTCTCCGGGCATAAACCCTCTGAAGTCCCCCACCATGCGGCAGGTCCAATCTCCTATGCTTGGTTCTCCTTCTGGGAACCTCAAGTCTCCCCAGACGCCATCCCAGCTAGCAGGAATCCTGGCAGGCCCGActgcagcagcagcggcagcttcAATCAAATCCCCTCCTGTGATGGGTTCTGCCGCCGCTTCTCCTGTCCATCTCAAGTCTCCGTCCCTGCCTGCACCTTCTCCTGGATGGACTTCATCTCCAAAGCCCCCCTTACAGAGTCCCGGAATCCCCCCCAACCATAAAACATCTCTTGCCATGTCTTCACCAGCCATGATGGGGAACGCAGAATCAG GTGGTGCTCCCCCTCCAACGGTTAGCCAGGCTGCTCCTGTGACTCTTCCTGGAAATCTTCCTTCTAGCAGTCCATATACAATGCCCCCTGAGCCTACCTTGTCTCAAAACCCTCTCTCCATTATGATGTCCCGGATGTCCAAGTTTGCAATGCCCAGCTCGACACCACTTTACCATGACGCTATCAAGACTGTAGCTTCCTCAGATGACGACTCTCCCCCAGCACGTTCCCCAAACTTGCCACCAATGAACAACCTTTCAG gaatgggcatTAATCCCCCAAATCCTCGTGTTTCAGGTCCTAACCAGGCAGGCCCAATGCCAACTCTTAGCCCAATGGGAATGACACAGCCTCTAACTCACAGTAACCAGATGCCCTCTCCAAACACTATGGGACCCAGTATACCTCCTCATGGGGTCTCTGTGGGACCTGGCCTGATTCCACACAATCCAATGATGGGCCATGGTTCCCAAGATCCACCAATGGTACCTCAAGGACGCCTGGGCTTCCCACAGGGCTTTCCTCCAGTACAGTCCCCTCCCCAGCAGGTGCCATTTCCACATAATGGACCTAGTGGTGGACAAGGCAATTTCCCAGCTGGAATGAGCTTCCATGGTGAAGGACCACTGGGGCGTCCCACCAGCATGCCCCAAAGTTCAGCGGATCCAGCACTTTGCAAGTCTGGAGGTCCTGGGGGACCAGACACTTTCACTGTCCTAGGAAACAACATGCCTTCAGTTTTTACTGATCCGGAGCTGCAAGAAGTGATTCGCCCTGGAGCTACTGGGATACCAGAATTTGACCTGTCCAGGATTATTCCATCCGAGAAGCCTAGTCAGACACTACAGTATTTCCCTCGTGGGGAAGTGCCAGGCCGTAAGCAGCCACAGGGTGTTGGGCCTGGCTTTTCCCACATGCAGGGGATGATGGCAGAACAGAATCCAAGAATGGGGCTGGCATTACCTGGCATGGGAGGCCCAGGGCCAGTGGGCACACCTGATATTCCTCTTGGAACAGCATCATCCATGCCAGGCCATAACCCCATGAGACCGCCTGCTTTTCTGCAACAAGGGATGATGGGACCGCACCATCGAATGATGTCACCAGCACAAACAGCAATGCCTGGCCAGCCTACACTGATGAGTAACACAGTAGGTATGATTCCAGGCAAGGACCGTGCTCCTGCTGGGCTATACAGCCACCCAGGACCTGTGGGTTCGCCTGGTATGATGATGTCAATGCAGGGCATGATAGGACCCCAACAAAACATCATGATTCCCCCACAGATGAGACCCCGGGGCATGGCTGCTGACGTAGGAATGGGAGGATTTAGCCAAGGCCCTGGCAACCCAGGGAACATGATGTTTTAA